From a single Melospiza georgiana isolate bMelGeo1 chromosome 5, bMelGeo1.pri, whole genome shotgun sequence genomic region:
- the LOC131083752 gene encoding uncharacterized protein LOC131083752 codes for MPQRRAVPTLTSLCLQSLAQHMQSLWAKDYSDNYLDEYQFRFLVGPFNDLDCGLVQELLRLLGTSRRLSRAALHLLLLPHLRQLSLTACPGLANNALGHLIVLRCQGLTVLDVGGCGRLSPAVLVDVAEGLPRLRRLGLAHTQANLQVLSAVGSCCRHLRELDVSGCRKVTPRALRHLGYDPAERSPGCPALRVLLARDLEHAGDGDAAAAVAFLLLALPCLEVLAHGALQDALCLLRSGRLGGTEDSEGFPSLEELARSRGAAGEGAPLTLPLRQLEEVREDALSAVHAVCPQAEELSVWLGDNPGSSGLRELQGWRCLSRVTLGCSGRHGRALAALLPLAQSLGTRLRALTLHGFTCWDPLSLPALLASCPGLQSFTAELEAPPDPHAHQEPPEEEEEEPRAPPPRWATDLLPRGLPRLQSFTLSLAGPLPASHGPVLSSTLASLLCGAPQLQTLRLLALPFPLDSVLEPALPGLRELRELSLAGSRVCPGTVWHLLGTEGPLRRLELARCPDIHRRDYDGFLHQVRRQRLELDITWE; via the exons atgccCCAGCGGCGGGCAGTGCCCACGCTGACCtcgctgtgcctgcagagcctggcacagcacatgCAGAGCCTCTGGGCCAAGGACTACAGTGACAATTACCTGGACGAGTACCAGTTCCGCTTCCTCGTGGGGCCCTTCAACGACCTGG ACTGCGGgctggtgcaggagctgctgcggCTGCTGGGCACGAGCCGGCGGCTGTCGAGGGCAGCgctgcacctgctgctgctgccacacctGCGCCAGCTCAGCCTCACGGCCTGCCCGGGCCTGGCCAACAATGCCCTGGGGCACCTCATCGTGCTGCGCTGCCAG GGTCTGACGGTGCTGGATGTGGGCGGCTGCGGGCGCCTGTCCCCGGCCGTGCTGGTGGACGTGGCCGAGGGGCTGCCCCGCCTGCGCCGCCTGGGGCTGGCCCACACCCAGGCCAACCTGCAGGTGCTGTCGGCCGTGGGCTCCTGCTGCCGCCACCTGCGGGAGCTCGATGTCAGCGGCTGCAGGAAGGTGACCCCGCGCGCCCTGCGCCACCTGGGCTACGACCCCGCCGAGCGCAGCCCGGGCTGCCCCGCGCTCCGCGTGCTGCTGGCCCGCGACCTGGAGCACGCCGGCGACGGCGACGCGGCGGCTGCCGTGGCCTTCCTGCTGCTGGCGCTGCCGTGCCTGGAGGTGCTGGCACACGGTGCCCTGCAGGatgccctgtgcctgctgcgCTCGGGGCGGCTGGGTGGCACCGAGGACTCCGAGGGATTCCCCTCGCTGGAGGAGCTGGCGCGGagccggggggcggcgggggagGGAGCCCCGCTCACGCTGCCCCTGcggcagctggaggaggtgcGGGAGGACGCCCTGAGCGCCGTGCACGCCGTGTGTCCCCAAGCCGAGGAGCTCAGCGTGTGGCTCGGGGACAATCCCGGCTCCTCGGGGCTccgggagctgcagggctggcgTTGCCTGTCCCGAGTGACTCTGGGCTGCTCCGGGCGGCACGGCCGGGCGCTGGCAGCGCTGCTGCCCCTGGCGCAGAGCCTGGGCACCCGCCTGCGCGCCCTGACCCTGCACGGCTTCACCTGCTGGGACCCTCTGTCGCTGCCCGCCCTCCTCGCCAGCTGCCCCGGCCTGCAGAGCTTCACCGCCGAGCTGGAGGCACCACCAGACCCCCACGCCCACCAGGAGCCccccgaggaggaggaggaggaacccCGTGCCCCACCACCGCGCTGGGCCACCGACCTGCTGCCCCGGGGGCTGCCCCGGCTCCAGAGCTTCACGCTGAGCCTGGCCGGGCCCCTTCCAGCCTCGCACGGGCCCGTGCTGAGCTCCACGCTGGCCTCGCTGCTCTGCGGGGCCCCCCAGCTGCAAACCCTGCGCCTGCTGGCGCTGCCCTTCCCGCTGGACTCGGTGCTGGAGccggcgctgccggggctgcgggagctGCGGGAGCTGTCGCTGGCCGGGAGCCGCGTGTGCCCGGGCACCGTGTGGCACCTGCTGGGCACCGAGGGGCCCCTGCGGCGCCTGGAGCTGGCGCGCTGCCCCGACATCCACCGGCGCGACTACGACGGCTTCCTGCACCAGGTGAGGAGGCAGCGCCTGGAGCTGGACATCACCTGGGAGTAG
- the LOC131083753 gene encoding retinol dehydrogenase 13-like: MELLGALSPPWWLLLLLLLALLLRATRRSPWDPRKCPADLTGKTVIVTGANSGIGKRVAMELARRNARTILACRSPERGQEAVREIRAATGNPAVLLRLLDTGCMSSVRAFAAAVLREEPRLDVLVNNAGVTGLPFAITSEGLEQTFATNYLGHFLLTNLLLELLKASAPARVVNVSSFRHSVGTADSGYLTGQRRPGGHDAAYNSTKLMNVLFTAELARRLQGTGVTANALSPGVVSTSIMRHFSRPVRALFALLRPFMKSPEQGAASTIFCSVSEEAEGISGKYFDSSCRLALPSELARDAALARKLWEASERLTGLTEQG; the protein is encoded by the exons atggagctgctgggggctctgagccccccgtggtggctcctgctgctcctgctgctggccctgctgctccgGGCCACCCGCAGGAGCCCCTGGGACCCCCGCAAGTGTCCCGCCGACCTGACGGGCAAGACAGTGATTGTCACCGGAGCCAACAGCG GCATCGGCAAGCGCGTGGCCATGGAGCTGGCCCGCCGCAATGCCCGCACCATCCTGGCGTGCCGGAGCCCGGAGCGGGGCCAGGAGGCCGTGCGGGAGATCCGGGCGGCCACCGGGAACCCGGCggtgctgctgaggctgctggacACCGGCTGCATGTCCTCGGTGCGAGCCTTCGCCGCCGCCGTGCTGCGGGAGGAGCCGCGCCTGGACGTGCTGGTCAACAACGCCGGAGTCACCG GGCTGCCCTTCGCCATCACGTCCGAAGGACTGGAGCAAACCTTTGCCACCAACTACCTGGGCCACTTCCTGCTCACCAACCTGCTCCTGG AGCTGCTGAAGGCCTCGGCGCCCGCCCGGGTGGTGAACGTGTCGTCGTTCCGGCACAGCGTGGGCACGGCCGACAGCGGGTACCTGACGGGGCAGCGGCGCCCGGGCGGGCACGACGCCGCCTACAACAGCACCAAGCTGATGAACGTGCTCTTCACCGCCGAGCTGGCACGGcgcctgcagggcacag GGGTGACGGCCAACGCGCTGAGCCCGGGCGTGGTGAGCACCAGCATCATGCGCCACTTCAGCCGGCCCGTGCGGGCGCTCTTCGCCCTCCTCCGGCCCTTCATGAAG TCACCCGAGCAGGGCGCTGCCAGCACCATTTTCTGCTCCGTCTCGGAGGAAGCCGAGGGCATCAGCGGGAAATATTTCGACAGCAGCTGCCGGCTGGCACTGCCCTCGGAGCTGGCCCGCGACGCTGCCCTGGCTCGGAAGCTCTGGGAGGCATCGGAGCGGCTGACAGGGctcacagagcagggctga